From a single Brassica rapa cultivar Chiifu-401-42 chromosome A01, CAAS_Brap_v3.01, whole genome shotgun sequence genomic region:
- the LOC103864863 gene encoding uncharacterized protein LOC103864863, producing the protein MENDIGKKGSPSMSRNSSIGYYYQRRSEGVPFKWEMQPGTPINTQTTEMIPPLSPPPAMLSLGFPKPSISVEEPKHSVFPAKLKLRKWKYIRCKKYFSRLANKMVLPSIRLYPEKR; encoded by the coding sequence ATGGAGAATGATATAGGCAAGAAAGGATCGCCATCAATGTCGAGAAACTCATCGATCGGATACTACTATCAGCGGAGGTCGGAGGGTGTACCGTTCAAGTGGGAAATGCAGCCAGGGACTCCAATTAATACTCAGACCACGGAGATGATTCCTCCTCTCAGTCCTCCCCCGGCTATGCTCAGCCTCGGCTTCCCAAAGCCATCCATCTCGGTCGAAGAGCCAAAGCACTCTGTGTTTCCAGCGAAGCTGAAGTTGCGGAAATGGAAATATATACGTTGCAAGAAATATTTCTCTAGATTGGCTAACAAAATGGTTTTGCCTTCGATTCGTTTGTACCCTGAGAAACGGTAG